One genomic segment of Musa acuminata AAA Group cultivar baxijiao chromosome BXJ3-3, Cavendish_Baxijiao_AAA, whole genome shotgun sequence includes these proteins:
- the LOC135632472 gene encoding uncharacterized protein LOC135632472: protein MSTDTEQATPLAVGTKRPDNDEELPAASMTRRRSRLQGRCLICGGSCAAILIIIAIVIVVLALTVFKVKEPVMTMNSVTIEKLAVNFGAPSSSSSQLFAINMTVVADVSVKNPNAASVRFGASTTAIYYRAREMGVAYGPPGTARARRTFRINVTVDVMADRILGDANLFDDLAAGSIAVTTATKVGGRVRVLGVFKHHVDVMMNCSITMAVANQSIVGQNCNQKVRL from the coding sequence ATGAGCACAGACACAGAGCAGGCAACCCCCTTAGCCGTCGGCACCAAACGCCCCGACAACGACGAGGAACTCCCGGCCGCCTCCATGACACGCCGACGAAGCCGCCTCCAAGGCCGCTGCCTCATCTGCGGTGGTTCCTGCGCCgccatcctcatcatcatcgcCATCGTCATCGTCGTCCTCGCCCTCACCGTCTTCAAGGTCAAGGAGCCCGTCATGACCATGAACAGCGTCACAATCGAGAAGCTTGCCGTCAACTTCGgcgcgccctcctcctcctcctcccagctCTTCGCCATCAACATGACCGTGGTCGCCGACGTCTCCGTCAAGAACCCCAACGCCGCCAGTGTCCGGTTCGGCGCCAGCACCACCGCCATCTACTACCGCGCCCGCGAGATGGGCGTCGCCTACGGGCCGCCCGGCACCGCCCGGGCTCGCCGCACCTTCCGCATCAACGTAACGGTGGACGTGATGGCCGACAGGATCTTGGGCGACGCCAACCTGTTCGACGACCTGGCGGCGGGGAGCATCGCGGTGACGACGGCGACCAAGGTGGGCGGGAGGGTGAGGGTCTTGGGCGTGTTCAAGCACCATGTGGACGTGATGATGAACTGCAGCATCACCATGGCGGTGGCCAACCAGTCGATCGTGGGTCAGAACTGTAATCAGAAAGTTCGGCTATGA
- the LOC103977026 gene encoding pentatricopeptide repeat-containing protein At3g16010: MIPYSVQIQMRIRWGALVLAKRAVSSSPQLSRRLKQTENEIVRMFKLPSLENGGMNSLTVRDRQRLGRPLDERFLRILKIFKWGPDAEKALEVLMLRVDHRLVLEVLKTDVEIGVKMQFFHWASKRKNFEHNAATYMALIRCLDEEGLFGEMWRTIQETVRSPCIIMPVELSEIIRILGRAKMVNKACSIFYQIKIRKCEPNSHAYNSMIIMLMQEGHHEKVHELYNEMCNQGNCLPDTVTYNALIMAFCKLGREDSAFRLLEEMKENKLQPTTKIYTTLMEMYFKSGNAEKAMNLLQDMRDQCCVPNVFTYTELIKGLGKAGRTEEAYEFFLQMQREGCKPDIVLMNNLVNILGKAGRLDDVVKLFEEMESLHCLPNVVTYNTVIKAHFDSKARVSEAASWLEKMKEKGIEPSAFTYSILIDGFCKTNRVEKALMLLEEMDEKGFPPCPAAYCSLIDALGKAKRYDAATELFQELKENCGSSTSRVYAVIIKHFGKCGRLNDAVALFEEMKQLGCVPDVYAYNALMSGMVRMGMMDEAQSMLRAMQEQGCVPDINSLNIILNGVAKSGGPIRAMEMLSNMKQSSFKPDAVSYNTVLGALSHAGMFEEAAKLMKEMNSMGFQYDLITYSSILEAIGKVDDVSANSVS, translated from the exons ATGATTCCATATTCTGTGCAAATACAGATGCGCATTCGATGGGGCGCTCTTGTCCTAGCGAAGCGGGCGGTCTCTTCCTCACCTCAACTCAGTCGGAGACTAAAGCAAACAG AGAATGAAATCGTTCGGATGTTCAAGCTTCCGAGCCTTGAAAATGGCGGCATGAACTCGCTGACGGTCCGGGATCGTCAACGCCTAGGCCGTCCGTTGGATGAGAGGTTCTTGAGAATATTGAAGATCTTTAAATGGGGGCCGGATGCGGAGAAGGCCTTGGAGGTGCTGATGCTGCGGGTTGATCACCGGCTAGTCCTTGAAGTCCTGAAAACTGATGTCGAGATCGGTGTGAAGATGCAATTCTTTCACTGGGCCAGCAAAAGGAAGAATTTTGAGCACAATGCAGCAACGTACATGGCCTTGATTCGCTGCTTGGATGAAGAGGGATTGTTTGGCGAGATGTGGAGAACTATACAAGAGACGGTGAGAAGCCCTTGCATAATTATGCCGGTTGAGCTTTCGGAGATCATTCGCATCCTTGGTAGGGCGAAGATGGTGAATAAGGCATGCTCGATCTTTTATCAGATAAAGATTCGCAAGTGTGAGCCGAATTCTCATGCCTATAACAGCATGATCATCATGTTGATGCAAGAAGGCCACCATGAGAAGGTGCATGAGCTTTACAATGAGATGTGCAATCAGGGCAACTGTCTTCCTGACACGGTGACTTACAATGCGCTGATTATGGCATTCTGCAAGCTAGGTCGTGAGGATTCGGCTTTTAGGTTGCTCGAGGAGATGAAAGAAAACAAGTTGCAACCTACTACAAAGATCTATACTACCTTGATGGAAATGTATTTCAAGTCGGGGAATGCGGAAAAGGCAATGAATCTGTTGCAAGATATGAGGGATCAGTGTTGTGTGCCAAATGTTTTCACTTACACGGAGTTGATAAAGGGCCTTGGGAAAGCTGGAAGAACAGAAGAGGCTTATGAATTTTTTCTTCAAATGCAAAGAGAAGGTTGTAAGCCGGACATAGTCCTAATGAATAATCTCGTGAACATCTTGGGCAAGGCTGGGCGATTGGATGATGTTGTTAAGCTGTTTGAGGAAATGGAAAGTTTACACTGTCTCCCTAATGTGGTTACGTACAATACTGTCATCAAGGCCCATTTTGATTCCAAGGCACGCGTGTCTGAAGCTGCTTCCTGGTTGGAGAAAATGAAGGAAAAAGGAATCGAACCCAGTGCATTTACTTACTCAATTCTTATCGATGGGTTTTGCAAAACAAATCGAGTGGAGAAAGCCTTGATGCTTCTTGAGGAGATGGATGAGAAGGGCTTTCCTCCGTGCCCAGCAGCCTACTGTAGCTTGATTGATGCTCTCGGGAAAGCAAAACGTTATGATGCAGCAACTGAATTATTTCAGGAACTAAAAGAGAACTGTGGTTCTTCCACCTCTAGAGTCTATGCCGTGATAATCAAGCATTTCGGTAAGTGTGGCCGTCTGAATGATGCGGTAGCACTTTTTGAGGAAATGAAACAACTAGGGTGTGTCCCCGATGTCTATGCCTACAATGCCCTCATGTCTGGTATGGTAAGGATGGGAATGATGGATGAAGCACAGTCGATGCTTCGAGCAATGCAAGAGCAGGGTTGCGTTCCAGATATAAATTCTCTCAATATCATTTTGAATGGCGTGGCAAAGTCAGGTGGACCAATACGTGCCATGGAGATGCTCTCAAACATGAAACAGTCCAGTTTCAAGCCAGATGCTGTGTCATACAACACAGTTCTCGGTGCTCTTAGCCATGCTGGAATGTTTGAGGAGGCCGCTAAACTGATGAAAGAAATGAACTCGATGGGGTTTCAGTACGATCTAATTACATACTCATCAATACTCGAGGCAATTGGAAAAGTCGATGATGTATCTGCTAATTCAGTTAGCTAA
- the LOC135586397 gene encoding F-box/kelch-repeat protein At3g61590-like gives MEGQTSWQFHPTSHHQSRVAEFEPIREDSDNHDQDALVSLDAILPDDLLEKVLSFLPIASIIRSSSVCKRWYEAVHSGWHSWAEMSPQKPWYFMFTCSDDAVSGYVYDPSLRKWYGFDFPCIERSNWSVSASGGLVCLMDGENRSRIFVCNPITRDRKRLRDAPGGKTPDYTALAMSVDRSAHSYTVALAKCKQAPQDYCQWGLSIHVYESGTRSWATLFSEVLVGWRGGDECVICDGVLYYLIYSTGVLRNVEPRHCLAMYDLSARSSRTSLMQMAIPVPCSLTCGRLMNLKDRLVMVGGIGKHDRPGIIKGIGIWELHNRGWREVTRMPQKFFQGFGEFDDVFASGGADDLIYIQSFGSPALLTFDVTQRVWRWSAKSPVSKRFPLQLFTGFCFEPRLAIAS, from the coding sequence ATGGAGGGTCAGACATCGTGGCAATTTCATCCTACTTCCCACCACCAGTCTCGGGTTGCGGAGTTTGAGCCGATCCGCGAGGACAGCGACAACCACGACCAAGACGCATTGGTTTCTTTGGACGCCATTCTGCCTGATGACCTCCTGGAGAAGGTCCTCTCCTTCTTGCCCATAGCGAGCATCATCCGGTCGAGCTCCGTCTGCAAACGATGGTACGAAGCTGTGCATTCCGGGTGGCACTCATGGGCCGAGATGTCGCCTCAGAAGCCATGGTACTTCATGTTCACCTGCAGCGACGACGCCGTGTCGGGCTACGTCTACGACCCGAGCCTCCGGAAGTGGTACGGCTTCGACTTCCCCTGCATCGAGAGGAGTAACTGGTCCGTCTCCGCCTCCGGCGGACTGGTCTGCTTGATGGACGGCGAGAACCGGAGCCGGATCTTCGTCTGCAACCCCATCACGCGAGACCGGAAGCGGCTGCGAGACGCCCCCGGCGGGAAGACCCCCGACTACACCGCGCTCGCCATGTCGGTGGACAGGAGCGCGCACAGCTACACCGTCGCCCTGGCGAAGTGCAAGCAGGCGCCCCAGGATTACTGTCAGTGGGGCTTGTCGATCCACGTTTACGAGTCGGGGACCCGATCATGGGCCACTCTCTTCAGTGAAGTCTTGGTGGGTTGGAGGGGAGGAGACGAGTGCGTGATCTGCGACGGAGTCCTGTACTACCTGATCTACTCCACCGGCGTGCTCAGGAACGTCGAACCGCGCCATTGCTTGGCCATGTATGACCTGTCAGCCAGATCTTCCCGCACATCCTTGATGCAAATGGCGATCCCGGTGCCATGTTCACTGACCTGCGGCAGACTGATGAACCTCAAAGACAGGCTAGTCATGGTCGGCGGGATCGGGAAGCACGACCGACCGGGCATCATCAAGGGGATCGGAATCTGGGAGCTTCACAACAGGGGATGGCGAGAGGTGACTCGGATGCCGCAGAAGTTCTTCCAGGGGTTCGGCGAATTCGACGACGTCTTCGCGAGCGGCGGCGCCGACGATCTCATTTACATCCAGAGCTTCGGATCACCGGCACTGCTGACCTTTGACGTGACTCAGAGGGTGTGGAGGTGGTCGGCGAAGAGCCCGGTGAGCAAGAGGTTTCCC
- the LOC103977029 gene encoding auxin-responsive protein IAA17 — protein sequence MSPPLEHDYLGLSELPSSPATAVEERVLTLSATELRLGLPGSETTDRNDKVGLTLELLPLPKSFVSGGKRGFSDAIDGAGNWRFAAGKGGSEVDLGKGGGLFSPRGEMAGGGTGKPSGQGNAGKDTAVNAAGQEMKAVAQVGGSVGHDRAMAPAAKAQVVGWPPIRSYRKNTMATNPSKSKDDADGKQGSGCLYVKVSMDGAPYLRKVDLKMYDNYKELSSALEKMFSCFTIGPCGSHGIPNSDGLSESHLMDLLNGSEYVLTYEDKDGDWMLVGDVPWEMFTDTCRRLRIMKGSDAIGLAPRAMEKCKNWN from the exons ATGTCACCGCCTCTGGAGCATGACTACCTAGGCTTGTCGGAGCTCCCCTCCTCCCCCGCAACCGCGGTCGAGGAACGGGTGCTCACCCTCAGTGCCACGGAGCTCAGGCTGGGGCTCCCGGGGTCGGAGACGACGGACCGCAACGACAAGGTCGGGCTCACCCTGGAGCTGCTCCCGCTCCCCAAGAGCTTCGTCTCCGGCGGCAAGAGGGGGTTCTCCGACGCCATCGACGGTGCCGGGAACTGGCGCTTTGCCGCCGGAAAGGGTGGATCTGAGGTGGATTTGGGGAAAGGCGGCGGATTGTTCTCGCCGAGGGGGgagatggccggcggtggcacaggGAAGCCCTCCGGCCAGGGGAATGCTGGGAAGGACACGGCGGTGAATGCTGCCGGACAGGAGATGAAGGCCGTTGCCCAGGTCGGTGGTTCCGTTGGGCATGATCGGGCGATGGCTCCTGCTGCCAA GGCACAGGTGGTTGGTTGGCCTCCGATCCGTAGTTATCGGAAGAATACTATGGCTACAAATCCATCTAAGAGTAAGGATGATGCTGATGGAAAACAAGGATCGGGGTGCCTTTATGTGAAGGTTAGTATGGATGGAGCCCCCTACCTCAGGAAAGTGGATCTCAAAATGTATGACAACTACAAGGAACTGTCATCAGCACTCGAGAAGATGTTCAGCTGCTTTACCATTG GCCCATGCGGTTCTCATGGAATACCGAACAGTGATGGATTATCTGAGAGTCATTTGATGGATCTTCTAAATGGTTCTGAGTATGTCCTTACTTATGAAGATAAGGATGGAGACTGGATGCTTGTTGGTGATGTGCCATGGGA GATGTTCACTGACACATGCAGGAGGCTCAGGATCATGAAGGGTTCAGATGCTATTGGACTTG CTCCAAGGGCCATGGAGAAGTGCAAGAACTGGAACTAG
- the LOC135633518 gene encoding rho guanine nucleotide exchange factor 8-like, translating to MMVRFLRRGHSLNKPEQGEEMFHTAAEGSTVFYSQGGGEGRSLERQQIGCALDRSSDRAPKSRLGSESGCRHGPPSDMDQMKEKFAKLLLGEDMSGGGTGVSSALALSNAITNLAASVFSEQRRLEPMAAERKTRWRKEIDWLLSVTDHIVEFVPSRQTSKDGSNMEIMVTQQRRDLQMNIPALRKLDAMLIGYLDNFKGHSEFWYVSKDADESEKGNAKRSDDKWWLPIVKVPPNGLSEVSRKWLQFQKESVNQVLKAAMAINAQVLMEMEVPEAYIESLPKNGRASLGDAIYRCITDDAFDPDQFLESMDLSTEHKVLDLKNRIEASIVIWMRKMHNKDTKSSWGSAVSMEKREQFEERAETILHLIKQRFPGIPQSALDTSKIQYTKDVGQSILESYSRILESLAFAVMSQIEDVLRADSLTQDPSHAKSGRRQSLTDSEVGPVKKLDPKEEMEKLKEAPNSMTLSDFMGWHFDPDSEAEKKNSESLEDGAKIKKPPNIVTTKKFSYIEKLENLRSPTARH from the exons ATGATGGTTCGGTTTCTCAGGCGGGGGCACAGCCTTAACAAGCCGGAGCAAGGCGAGGAGATGTTTCATACGGCAGCAGAGGGTAGCACGGTCTTCTATAGCCAGGGAGGGGGAGAGGGCCGCTCACTCGAAAGGCAGCAGATTGGCTGCGCACTCGATCGGTCGTCCGACAGAGCTCCAAAGTCCCGCTTGGGCAGTGAAAGCGGCTGCCGTCACGGGCCACCTTCAG ATAtggaccaaatgaaggaaaagtttGCAAAGCTGCTTTTAGGTGAAGACATGTCGGGCGGTGGAACAGGCGTCTCATCAGCTCTTGCTCTGTCCAATGCCATCACCAATCTTGCTG CTTCTGTATTCAGCGAGCAACGGCGCCTCGAACCCATGGCAGCCGAAAGGAAAACGAGGTGGAGGAAAGAAATCGATTGGCTTCTATCTGTCACCGATCATATCGTAGAATTTGTTCCTTCTCGTCAAACCTCAAAGGATGGATCCAACATGGAG ATCATGGTAACTCAGCAACGCAGAGATCTTCAAATGAACATCCCCGCACTGCGAAAGCTCGATGCAATGCTCATC GGCTATCTTGACAACTTCAAAGGCCACAGTGAGTTCTGGTACGTGTCGAAGGATGCTGATGAGTCCGAGAAGGGAAATGCTAAGAGAAGTGATGACAAATGGTGGCTTCCGATCGTGAAAGTTCCTCCAAATGGGCTTTCTGAGGTTTCCAGAAAATGGCTGCAATTTCAGAAAGAGTCTGTCAACCAAGTTCTCAAGGCAGCTATGGCCATTAATGCTCAGGTTTTAATGGAAATGGAAGTCCCCGAGGCCTACATTGAATCCCTACCAAAG AACGGGAGAGCAAGTCTCGGGGATGCAATCTACCGGTGCATAACCGATGATGCCTTCGACCCTGACCAATTCCTGGAATCCATGGATCTGTCGACGGAGCACAAGGTCCTCGATCTCAAAAACCGAATCGAGGCATCGATCGTCATTTGGATGCGAAAGATGCACAACAAGGATACTAAATCATCCTGGGGCTCAGCGGTCAGCATGGAGAAGAGGGAGCAGTTTGAAGAGAGAGCCGAGACCATCTTACACCTCATCAAGCAGAGATTCCCTGGAATTCCTCAATCGGCTCTCGACACGAGCAAGATCCAATACACCAAA GATGTCGGGCAGTCGATCCTAGAAAGCTACTCGAGGATCTTAGAGAGCTTGGCTTTCGCTGTGATGTCGCAAATCGAAGATGTCCTTCGTGCTGACTCTCTCACACAAGACCCATCCCATGCGAAATCGGGTAGAAGGCAATCGTTGACCGACTCAGAAGTTGGACCGGTGAAGAAATTGGATCCGAAAGAAGAGATGGAGAAGCTCAAGGAAGCACCTAATTCGATGACACTATCGGATTTCATGGGATGGCATTTTGATCCCGACTCCGAGGCAGAAAAGAAGAACTCAGAAAGCTTAGAGGACGGCGCCAAGATAAAGAAACCTCCTAATATCGTCACGACCAAGAAATTCTCGTATATTGAAAAGCTCGAGAACTTGCGAAGCCCAACAGCTCGCCATTAA
- the LOC103977024 gene encoding hydroxyphenylpyruvate reductase, protein MESLGVLLPVPMNAYLESELARRYKVFRLWESPPERRQDFIRANAAAIRAVVGNSKAGADADTIDALPRLEIVACFSVGLDKVDLAKCRERGIRVTNTPDVLTEDVADLAIGLAIAVLRRLCQADRYVRSGAWLSKGDYKLTTRFSGKTIGIIGLGRIGLAIAKRAEAFGCPISYYSRSEKPNTNYKYYSNLVDLAANCHVLVVACSLTEETYHIVNREVLDALGPKGVLVNIGRGPHVDEPELVTALREGRLGGAGLDVFEQEPDVPEELFGMENVVLVPHVGSGTNETRNAMADLVLGNLEAHVMNKPLLTPVV, encoded by the exons atgGAGTCCCTGGGCGTCCTCCTCCCTGTCCCTATGAACGCTTACCTCGAGAGCGAGCTCGCCCGCCGCTACAAGGTCTTCCGTCTCTGGGAATCGCCTCCCGAGCGCCGCCAGGACTTCATCCGTGCCAACGCAGCCGCCATTCGGGCGGTCGTCGGCAACTCCAAAGCTGGCGCTGACGCGGACACCATCGACGCCCTCCCCCGGCTCGAGATCGTTGCCTGCTTCAGCGTCGGCCTCGACAAGGTCGACCTCGCCAAGTGCCGGGAGCGGGGCATCCGGGTCACCAATACGCCCGACGTCCTCACCGAGGACGTCGCCGACCTCGCCATCGGGTTAGCCATCGCCGTCCTGCGCCGCCTCTGCCAGGCCGATCGGTACGTCCGGAGCGGGGCCTGGTTGTCCAAGGGGGATTACAAGCTCACCACCAGG TTCAGCGGTAAAACGATTGGTATCATTGGGCTTGGTAGGATTGGCTTAGCCATTGCCAAGAGAGCAGAAGCCTTTGGTTGCCCTATCAGCTACTACTCAAGATCAGAGAAGCCGAATACCAATTACAAGTACTACTCTAATCTTGTTGACTTGGCTGCTAATTGCCATGTGCTTGTTGTGGCATGCTCACTAACTGAAGAGACCTATCATATCGTCAACCGCGAGGTTCTTGATGCCTTGGGCCCAAAGGGTGTGCTTGTGAACATCGGGCGAGGTCCGCATGTGGATGAGCCTGAGCTCGTGACCGCGTTGCGCGAGGGTCGCCTTGGAGGGGCTGGCCTCGATGTGTTCGAGCAAGAGCCTGATGTGCCAGAGGAGCTGTTTGGCATGGAGAATGTGGTTCTGGTGCCCCATGTGGGAAGTGGAACGAATGAAACTCGCAATGCAATGGCTGATTTGGTCCTTGGAAACCTCGAAGCGCATGTGATGAACAAGCCCCTTCTAACTCCTGTCGTCTGA
- the LOC135632755 gene encoding probable membrane-associated kinase regulator 2, translating to MESFSLLKYWRGGGRTTIADAIRFSTDTPDTVVLRPSSVTTDDDGDDDGGPFFDLEFTALPIDDGDVEEGEFNFELCSVGSGNARARGGEGDDRVIESLSPPDDYFFKGKLAPLEPTSIVITASEPDNKSQFPTVSLLKSATKFRIFLLRLRKPKSTAAAVANASPKQQPQGERQSRFFVKFKVDEVPIISLFTRDNSSRNTSSGGRTAKPQAEDSSAATTDEKRFAREVVQKYLNMIKPLYVKVSRWHVERLRLPSELAPAKAPPQEAAAIGGGAKGFPAGLRVVGKRLGKSRSASEVVAAVRSPPPQRRDDSLRELQDGIQSAIAHCKRSFTTSDQGPESPLVRSKSDPIQATGNQN from the exons ATGGAAtccttcagcttgctcaagtactgGCGCGGCGGCGGCCGAACCACCATCGCCGACGCCATTCGCTTTTCCACCGACACCCCCGACACCGTCGTCCTCCGCCCTTCCTCGGTGACCACAGATGACGACGGCGACGATGACGGGGGCCCCTTCTTCGACCTCGAGTTCACCGCCCTCCCCATTGATGACGGCGACGTCGAAGAGGGGGAGTTCAACTTCGAGCTATGCTCGGTCGGCAGCGGCAACGCCCGGGCCAGAGGAGGAGAAGGCGATGATCGCGTAATCGAAAGCCTCTCCCCTCCCGACGACTATTTCTTTAAGGGAAAGCTCGCGCCTTTGGAGCCCACTTCTATCGTGATCACCGCCTCCGAGCCCGACAACAAATCCCAGTTTCCAACCGTTTCCCTCCTCAAATCCGCCACCAAGTTCCGCATTTTCTTGCTCCGCCTCCGCAAGCCCAAATCCACAGCGGCCGCGGTGGCGAATGCTTCCCCGAAGCAGCAACCTCAGGGGGAGCGTCAAAGCAGGTTCTTCGTCAAGTTTAAGGTGGACGAGGTGCCCATAATCTCGCTCTTCACACGGGACAACAGCTCCCGGAACACTTCCTCCGGCGGTCGAACGGCGAAGCCGCAAGCGGAGGACAGCTCGGCGGCCACGACGGACGAGAAGAGGTTCGCCAGGGAAGTCGTCCAGAAGTACCTCAACATGATCAAGCCGTTATACGTCAAGGTTTCGAGGTGGCACGTCGAGAGGCTAAGGCTCCCCAGCGAGCTTGCGCCGGCTAAGGCACCGCCGCAGGAAGCGGCGGCGATCGGAGGGGGAGCCAAGGGATTCCCGGCAGGGCTGAGGGTGGTGGGGAAGCGGCTGGGTAAAAGCCGGTCGGCGTCGGAGGTCGTTGCCGCGGTACGTTCGCCGCCTCCGCAGCGGCGTGACGACTCTCTCCGGGAGCTGCAGGACGGGATCCAGAGCGCCATCGCGCACTGCAAGCGATCGTTCACCACCTCCGACCAAG GGCCCGAGTCACCGTTGGTCAGATCGAAGAGCGACCCGATCCAGGCAACGGGCAACCAGAATTGA